From a single Eleginops maclovinus isolate JMC-PN-2008 ecotype Puerto Natales chromosome 2, JC_Emac_rtc_rv5, whole genome shotgun sequence genomic region:
- the gal gene encoding galanin peptides isoform X2, protein MQRCFGIFCVSLIFCAALSETIGLVIAAKEKRGWTLNSAGYLLGPRRIDHLIQIKDSPSARGREELVAQYGIDGHRTLGDKAGLAGKRDMEEDYRTGGLRIADGDIIHTVFDFLSYLKLKEMGALDSLPSSVTSDELANP, encoded by the exons ATGCAGAGGTGCTTTGGGATTTTCTGTGTGTCGCTCATCTTCTGCGCAGCTCTGTCTGAGACCATCGGGTTGGTCATCGCG GCGAAGGAGAAGCGTGGCTGGACACTGAACAGTGCCGGCTACCTGTTAGGTCCCC GTCGTATTGATCACCTAATTCAGATAAAGGATTCTCCCAGTgccagaggcagagaggagctggTCGCTCAAT ATGGGATCGATGGACACAGGACGCTTGGAGACAAGGCGGGGCTCGCTGGGAAGAGGGACATGGAGGAGGACTACAGaacag GTGGCCTGAGAATAGCAGATGGAGACATCATCCACACTGTCTTCGACTTCCTGTCATACCTTAAACTTAAAG AGATGGGAGCTTTGGACAGCCTGCCTTCCTCTGTGACATCAGATGAACTGGCCAACCCctaa
- the LOC134873908 gene encoding LOW QUALITY PROTEIN: gasdermin-E-like (The sequence of the model RefSeq protein was modified relative to this genomic sequence to represent the inferred CDS: inserted 1 base in 1 codon), translating to MFSKATANFVHQIDPDGSLIHVSRVNDSKKLVPIGLVVKRNRIWFWQSPKYQPTVFTLSDLLQGDQVLSPGVSETDFLTYEGTFRDTLSGKLDPEAGPIGVTLEGLGSSELQSCFGKMKKEELDVKKLLRDSSSRLVDMQNNLVKQMEKRAEVLAVVKERILTTTPCSITQKKREQCIFQGLVRMLGSPARVCLTNSSKIEADSDISLEIPSGTVIAYSVLELDIKKDGHYDICLRPGTIGGIEADSPESWPSHDSLDLVDGMIPEKVPLSEMLNGSHEMDLSPLAELPHSTRYALXKRLQETLRDRAALSHVECLLDELCSGETLDMSKNEELSECQRKLLSAILALLGTDSAADDSQCGLPVHLNAAHLLVSAMEEMPDETLSLLSESQPDFLEAFNTLMNRLKKNSEPLSIQCLPVFLQDNQAFQQAEQLLSSANVALKRDSDRLWSETGSEAGVLPLILSLCIHGLALLCKGQK from the exons ATGTTTTCCAAAGCCACTGCCAATTTCGTCCATCAGATTGACCCTGACGGAAGCCTCATCCATGTGTCTCGAGTGAACGACTCAAAAAAACTGGTTCCTATCGGACTGGTCGTCAAACGCAATCGCATCTGGTTCTGGCAGAGCCCCAAATACCAACCCACAGTTTTCACCCTCAGTGACTTGTTGCAAGGCGATCAGGTGCTTAGTCCTG GAGTGTCCGAGACAGACTTTCTGACCTACGAGGGGACGTTTAGAGACACACTCTCCGGGAAGCTGGACCCTGAGGCTGGCCCCATCGGTGTAACACTGGAGGGTCTGGGGTCTTCTGAGCTCCAATCATGTTTTGGCAAGATGAAGAAAGAGGAACTGGATGTGAAAAAGCTGTTACGGGACTCCAGCAGCAG GCTAGTGGACATGCAGAATAATCTTGTGAAGCAGATGGAGAAGCGAGCGGAGGTGCTGGCAGTGGTGAAGGAGAGGATCCTCACCACCACCCCCTGCTCCATCACCCAGAAGAAAAGGGAGCAGTGCATCTTTCAGGGGCTGGTGCGCATGCTAGGGAGCCCTGCTAGG gtgtgtttgacGAACAGCAGCAAAATTGAGGCAGACAGCGACATTTCCTTGGAGATCCCCTCTGGAACAGTTATTGCGTACAGCGTCCTGGAACTGGACATTAAAAAGGATGGACACTAtg ATATATGCCTACGGCCTGGAACTATAGGAGGCATTGAAGCAGACTCACCGGAGTCCTGGCCATCCCATGATTCCTTGGATTTGGTGGACGGCATGATTCCAGAGAAAGTGCCTTTGAGTGAAATGCTAAATG GATCACATGAGATGGATCTTTCTCCTCTGGCAGAGCTCCCCCACTCCACTCGATACGCCT TTAAGAGACTCCAGGAGACTCTGAGGGACAGAGCTGCCCTGTCACATGTTGAGTGTTTG CTGGACGAGTTGTGTAGTGGTGAAACACTGGATATGTCCAAGAATGAGGAGCTGTCAGAGTGTCAGAGAAAATTATTGTCAGCCATATTGGCCCTACTTGGCACAGACAGTGCCGCTGACGACAGCCAGTGTGGCCTCCCTGTACACCTAAATGCAGCTCACCTGTTGGTCAGTGCCATGGAAG AGATGCCTGATGAAACTCTGAGCCTCTTGAGTGAGAGCCAACCTGATTTTCTGGAGGCCTTCAACACATTG ATGAACAGGTTAAAGAAGAACAGCGAGCCTCTCTCCATCCAGTGTCTCCCCGTTTTCCTGCAGGACAACCAGGCCTTCCAGCAGGCAGAGCAGCTGCTCAGCTCAGCTAACGTGGCGCTGAAGAGAGACAGCGACAGGCTGTGgtcagagacaggaagtgaagcaggAGTTCTCCCATtaatcctctctctctgcatacACGGACTGGCTCTGCTGTGCAAAGGGCAAAAATAG
- the gal gene encoding galanin peptides isoform X1: MQRCFGIFCVSLIFCAALSETIGLVIAAKEKRGWTLNSAGYLLGPHGIDGHRTLGDKAGLAGKRDMEEDYRTGGLRIADGDIIHTVFDFLSYLKLKEMGALDSLPSSVTSDELANP; this comes from the exons ATGCAGAGGTGCTTTGGGATTTTCTGTGTGTCGCTCATCTTCTGCGCAGCTCTGTCTGAGACCATCGGGTTGGTCATCGCG GCGAAGGAGAAGCGTGGCTGGACACTGAACAGTGCCGGCTACCTGTTAGGTCCCC ATGGGATCGATGGACACAGGACGCTTGGAGACAAGGCGGGGCTCGCTGGGAAGAGGGACATGGAGGAGGACTACAGaacag GTGGCCTGAGAATAGCAGATGGAGACATCATCCACACTGTCTTCGACTTCCTGTCATACCTTAAACTTAAAG AGATGGGAGCTTTGGACAGCCTGCCTTCCTCTGTGACATCAGATGAACTGGCCAACCCctaa